The following nucleotide sequence is from Lepus europaeus isolate LE1 chromosome 16, mLepTim1.pri, whole genome shotgun sequence.
GTTTCCATTCCCTCAGAATGTACAAAATACACTATGCCCTACATAATCTGTCCCTGTTTTTCCGGTCTGACTTAATCTCCTATTATACTTCCCCTATTAGCTTACTGGCCTCCTAGGCTGCTCTTTGAATAAAACCAAGCACGGCTCCCATGATGCCTTTGCACATTCATTCTTTCCAGATAAGATGCATCCCAGAATCACCTGAatttgatgcccagctctgaTGCGATGCCCAGCTccgagttccagcttcctgctaacgcacaccctgggaggcagcaggtgatgactgaagtaactgggcacctgtcacccatgcagaagacctggatgttgttccatgctcctggctttgcccaggcccagccattgtgggcatttgcaggagtactctgtctgtctgtctgtctgtctctctctctctctacctctctgcctctcaaaactaattaacttgggtttttttttattccattttcagtAAGTCCTCCCCTGACTGCCTATTGTAAAACTGTGCTCCCTACCCACGTGCACCTTTCAACTCTCTTTTCTATAGCAGTCTCTATAGGATTTGCACCTGTGACAAATgacatatttgattttttttttttttttttgcctctttccACCCAAATGTGAGCTCCGAGAGCAAAAAAGATTTTGGACTGTGTTGTTCATTATTGGTATCCCTAGTGCAAGAGCAGGGCTCAATTAATACTTGTTGAGTTCATAAAGGGAGATCGCACTTAAATGATGTCAAAATCTGAATTGTCCCACCCATCCTGACCTCCAACCCCCTAAAAACTAACATACCAAACTACACGTAGTTGAAGCATGCTGCCAAAGGTTCCTAAATTAAGCTCCTAAGGACTTTATCACCCTCTTCCATAGGGAGCAGTATTTCTCCACATCAAACCAATCAACAAAGCTCGTATGAAACctgaaaataaaaagttactGAAGTCTGCACGACTGGAACTCAAGACATCCAACAGAACTTTGTAAACCACAAACGGCCAACGCCTTCCCTCGGCTGCACGGTGCAACCCGAGGCGGCTCAGTTTCTGCACCAGCAAAGGCCGCCTCCGCAGGACAGAACGCCCGGGGCCGCAAGGGGCGGGGAGCACCCAGGCCAGCCGGCTGCCCGGCACCCTTCTCCCAGGCGCTCCGGTGGGCGAGCTCTGAGGGAGAACGTCCCTTTGTAAGGGGTCCCCCTAAAAGCAGCGCTGAGGCCTACAGGGACAGCTCAGCCCCAGGGGACGGAGGACACGTTACCCTGAGAAGAGCCAGGTCAACGGGACTTCTCCTTCAGCGGGAAGGCTCGTGGGGCGCCACGACACCAAGGCCTGCAACCCGGGCATCCAGGACAGCCGCCCACCCTACACACTTTATTCCCGCGCTGCAGAAGGAACGGCACGGCGTCACCGGCGCGCACACCACGCACCAGCTCTGGGAGACCAGCCCGCCCACCCTGGGCGCCCCGGGGCCACGCCCCTCCGGCCCGGGCCACGCCCCGTCCGGCCGCCCCTCGCTAGTCGCCGCAGCCGGTGCCGCGGAGGCCGGCGCGGCGCGGCACGCATGCGCACAGGCCGTCGCTGCCGCTGAGCACTTCGGGAAGTGTAGTCTCCGCGCGGGTGCCCGCGGGCCGCCCGGAGCCCTGCATCCCGGCGGAACGTGGAGAAGTCAGAGCACTCCCGGCACCCGGCCCTTCCTGCCATCTTCACCTCTGTCCGGTCACCGCTCAGTCCCTCACGCACGCACACCGTCCCCACGCGCTCGGCTGCGGCGGGGGGCGCGCCCAGGAGGAGCGCCCGAGACCCCCTCTTCCCCTCAGCAGCGAGTGCGCGGGGGAGAGGCGGGGtccgccgcccgccccgcgccgcgccgcccccctccccgcctcctctCCGCGCGCGGCGGGCGTCGGGCCGGGGCCGGACtcgaggcggcggcggccgcagGAGGGGCGGCGGCGGTGGGCGCCGCGGGCGATGCCTCTGCCCGGCTGCTCCGGCGGGGGGCAGAGcgagcggcggcggcgcgggaggaggcggggggcggcggctgcggcggcggctgCAGCAGAGGGGCCGAGAGCTGGCGGCGGCGGTGGTCGTGAAGGGcatcggcggcggcggcggtgatGGCACCGACGATGTGAGTGCCTGCTGGCGTGGGGAGCCCCCGGGGGGGCCGCCGAGCCTGAGGAGGCGGGCGGTCGTCCGGCGGCCGCGGGAGCGGGCGGACGGGGACGGCCGAGGGATGAGGTGTGCAGGCGGGAGCCGCGGCCGCCGCGCGTCCGGCAGAGGCCAGCGCCGGAGCCGGGCCGGTGCGAGggggcccgggcggcggcgggggcggcgcaGGCCGAGGGGCGCCCGCGATTGTTCtcaaccccctcccccaccccaccccgtgtgtCTGTTTGTCGCCTGCAGCTGAAGATGGAAAGAGCCAGGCGGAGgggaggcggcggccgcggccgcgGCGGCAAGCATGTAGGGGGCTCTGGCCTAAGCAAGAGTAGACTCTATCCCCAGGCCCAGCACTCCCACTACCCCCACTACGCCGCGGCGGCCACCCCCAGTCAGGCCGAAATCCAGGAGCTGGCCTCCAAGCGAGTGGACATCCAGAAGAAGAGGTTTTACCTCGACGTGAAGCAGAGCTCGCGGGGCCGCTTCCTAAAGATAGCCGAAGTGTGGATAGGGAGAGGCCGGCAGGACAACATCAGGAAGAGTAAGCTGACCCTGTCCCTGTCTGTGGCCGCGGAGCTCAAGGACTGTCTGGGGGACTTCATCGAGCACTACGCCCACCTAGGCCTCAAGGGCCACCGGGCCGAGCACGGCCACGGCAAGGAGCCGGGCTCCCGGAGGAGGCAGAAGCACGCGGCGCCCTCCCCGCCCGTGTCCGTGGGGTCGGAGGAGCATCCGCACAGCGTCCTCAAGACGGACTATATAGAGAGGGACAATAGGAAGTATTACCTAGACCTCAAGGAGAACCAGCGGGGTCGCTTCCTGAGGATCCGGCAGACCGTGATGCGGGGCGCTGGCATGATAGGCTATTTTGGCCACAGTCTGGGCCAGGAGCAGACGATTGTCCTCCCAGCCCAGGGGATGATCGAGTTCCGGGATGCCTTGGTCCAGCTGATCGAAGACTATGGCGAAGGGGACATCGAAGAACGCAGAGGTGGCGACGACGACCCGCTTGAACTCCCGGAGGGGACTTCTTTCAGAGTGGACAATAAAAGGTTCTA
It contains:
- the PURG gene encoding purine-rich element-binding protein gamma isoform X3; its protein translation is MERARRRGGGGRGRGGKHVGGSGLSKSRLYPQAQHSHYPHYAAAATPSQAEIQELASKRVDIQKKRFYLDVKQSSRGRFLKIAEVWIGRGRQDNIRKSKLTLSLSVAAELKDCLGDFIEHYAHLGLKGHRAEHGHGKEPGSRRRQKHAAPSPPVSVGSEEHPHSVLKTDYIERDNRKYYLDLKENQRGRFLRIRQTVMRGAGMIGYFGHSLGQEQTIVLPAQGMIEFRDALVQLIEDYGEGDIEERRGGDDDPLELPEGTSFRVDNKRFYFDVGSNKYGIFLKLTNYPKSRENINPFHCCQIKHKDATKTVEE
- the PURG gene encoding purine-rich element-binding protein gamma isoform X1; its protein translation is MERARRRGGGGRGRGGKHVGGSGLSKSRLYPQAQHSHYPHYAAAATPSQAEIQELASKRVDIQKKRFYLDVKQSSRGRFLKIAEVWIGRGRQDNIRKSKLTLSLSVAAELKDCLGDFIEHYAHLGLKGHRAEHGHGKEPGSRRRQKHAAPSPPVSVGSEEHPHSVLKTDYIERDNRKYYLDLKENQRGRFLRIRQTVMRGAGMIGYFGHSLGQEQTIVLPAQGMIEFRDALVQLIEDYGEGDIEERRGGDDDPLELPEGTSFRVDNKRFYFDVGSNKYGIFLKVSEVRPPYRNTITVPFKAWTRFGENFIKYEEEMRKICNSHKEKRMDGRRASGEEGECLD
- the PURG gene encoding purine-rich element-binding protein gamma isoform X2, which translates into the protein MERARRRGGGGRGRGGKHVGGSGLSKSRLYPQAQHSHYPHYAAAATPSQAEIQELASKRVDIQKKRFYLDVKQSSRGRFLKIAEVWIGRGRQDNIRKSKLTLSLSVAAELKDCLGDFIEHYAHLGLKGHRAEHGHGKEPGSRRRQKHAAPSPPVSVGSEEHPHSVLKTDYIERDNRKYYLDLKENQRGRFLRIRQTVMRGAGMIGYFGHSLGQEQTIVLPAQGMIEFRDALVQLIEDYGEGDIEERRGGDDDPLELPEGTSFRVDNKRFYFDVGSNKYGIFLKVSELTNYPKSRENINPFHCCQIKHKDATKTVEE